The Acidimicrobiia bacterium genomic interval CTGCGATTACGAAGGTGTTGTCGGAGTCTGGGGTTGGTGGGGCGACGGCGTTTACGGCGTTTGATGATATTGATAAGGCGCCGGAGGAGCGTGAGCGGGGTATCACGATTTCGATTGCTCATGTGGAGTATGAGACGGCGAATCGTCATTATGCGCATGTGGATATGCCTGGTCATGCTGATTACATCAAGAACATGATTACGGGTGCTGCGCAGATTGATGGGGCGATTTTGGTGGTGTCGGCGGCTGATGGTCCGATGCCGCAGACGCGTGAGCATGTGTTGTTGGCTCGTCAGGTTGGGGTTCCGTTCATTGTTGTGTATATGAATAAGACGGACATGGTTGATGATGATGAGCTTCTTGATTTGGTTGAGTTGGAGGTTCGTGAGTTGTTGTCGGAGTATGAGTTTCCTGGTGATGAGTTGCCGGTGATTCGTGGTTCGGCGTTGAAGGCGCTTGAGGGTGGGGATGAGGCTTCGGTTGCTTCGGTTATGGAGTTGATGGAGGCGGTTGATACGTATATTCCGGTGCCGGAGCGGGATACGGAGAAGCCGTTTCAGATGCCGATTGAGGATGTGTTCTCGATTACTGGTCGGGGGACGGTGGTGACTGGGAAGGTTGAGCAGGGGATTCTCAAGACGGGTACTGAGGTTGAGATTGTTGGGATTCGTCCGACGCGCAAAACGGTGGTGACCGGGGTTGAGATGTTCCGGAAGTTGTTGGATGAGGCTCGGGCGGGTGACAATGTTGGGTTGTTGTTGCGGGGGATTGGGAAGGATGATGTGGAGCGGGGTCAGGTGATTTGTATTCCTGGTTCGATTACTCCGCATACTGATTTTGAGGCGAATGTGTATGTGTTGACTCGGGATGAGGGTGGCCGGCATAACCCGTTTTTCCCTGGGTATCGGCCGCAGTTTTATTTCCGGACGACGGATGTGACTGGGTCGGTGACGTTGCCTGAGGGTACTGAGATGGTGATGCCTGGTGATAACACGACGATGACGGTGGAGTTGATTAATCCGATTGCTATGCATGAGGGTCGTGATTTCGCGATTCGTGAGGGTGGTCGGACGGTTGGTGCTGGTCGGGTCACCAAGATTCTGAAGTAAGTGACCGGACGGGTCTGGTGGCCCGTCCGCTCGTACCGGGTACTGGGTACTGGGTACCGCGAACGAGTGAAACGAGAGAGCAAGTGGCAGACGAAGGACAGAAGATACGGATCAGGCTCAAGGCCTACGACCACGAGGTGGTCGATGAGTCGGCGCGCAAGATCTCTGAGACGGTTATCCGGACCCAGGCGAAGATCAAAGGGCCGGTTCCGCTCCCAACGGAGATTCACCGCTACTGCGTGATCCGATCACCGCACGTCAACAAGGACTCGCGAGAGCACTTCGAGATGCGCATTCACAAGCGCCTCATCGACATCCTCGAGCCGACGCCGAAGACCGTCGATTCCTTGATGCGTCTCGATCTGCCTGCAGGCGTTGAAGTGGAGATCAAGCTGTGAAAGCGATTCTCGGCGAGAAACTGGGTATGACCCAGGTCTTCGATGATGAGGCGCGGGCGATTCCCGTGACCGTCATCAAGGCTGGGCCGTGCCGTATCGTGCAAATCAAGACACCAGAGACCGACGGCTATTCGGCCATCCAGCTCTCGTACTTCGAGGTTCCTGCCCACAAATTGACGAAGGCTGAAGCAGGTCACTTCGGCAAGTCCGGCGTAGCAACCTCGCGCCATCTCGTCGAGATCCGGGTCGATGACCTCTCCTCGTTCGAGATTGGACAAGAGATCACGATCGCCGATGTGCTGGTCAAGGGAGGCAGGGCTGATGTGTCCGGTGTCTCCAAGGGCAAAGGCTTTCAAGGCGTTATGAAACGCCACAACTTCTCCGGCCAGGGAGCAAGCCACGGCGTCCACAAGGTTCACCGTGCTCCCGGATCGATCGGCGCCTGCGCCACACCTGCCCGGGTGTTCAAAGGCAAGAAGTTGCCGGGTCGCATGGGCGGCGAGCGCACAACGACCCTCAATCTCGAGGTTGTCGAGATCGACAGCGCCCGGGGACTCGTGTTGCTCGGCGGTTCGGTGCCGGGGCCTACCGGCGGGGTCGTGCTCGTCCGTGAGGCGGTGAAGAACTGATGGCAGACATCAAAGCTCCTCTGTTCAGCGCAGACGGCGTTAGCAAAGGCGAGGTCAGCCTGGATCCCGCGGTGTTCGGAATTGAGCCGAACATCCCGGTCATGCACCAGGTTGTGACCGCGCAGATGGCGGCTGCCAGATCCGGTTCGGCATCAACCAAGACCCGTGCAGAAGTGCGCGGTGGTGGTCGGAAGCCATGGCGTCAGAAGGGCCTCGGGCGTGCACGGCATGGCTCGATTCGCTCTCCGCAGTGGACCGGTGGCGGTGTCGCGTTTGGCCCCAAGCCCCGTGACTTCAGCCAGCGGACCCCCAAGAAGATGAAGAAGCTCGCATTACGGGGCGCGCTTTCGGCACGGGCCAGCGAGTCCGAGATCAAGGTGATCGATTCCTTCGATTGGATCGAGCCGAAGACCAAGAACGCAACCGCGTTGCTTGCTGCGATAGCTGCCGGACGGAAGATTCTCATCGTTCTCGGCGCAGGCGACGATGTGGCCGAACGCTCATTCCGAAATCTCCCGAATGTGCTGACCTGCGACTCGGGCCACGTCACGACCTACGACGTCCTCTGGGCAGAAACCCTCGTGTTCACCACCGAGACGCTCGGCTCAATCACCGGTCTCGAGAAGTTCGACGTTACGAAGGACGACTTTGTGAAAGAGACTTCGAGCTCGAAGAGTTCCAAAACCGTGGAGGTTGTAGAAGAACCTGCCACTGCTCCTGACGATGAATCAGACGAGGGGGGTGAGGGCTGATGAAGGATCCACGCGACATCATCTTCGAGCCGGTGGTTTCCGAGAAGTCTTACGACCTCATCGAACACGCCAATACCTACACGTTCGTCGTCGATCGCCGGGCCAACAAGACGGAGATCAAAGAGGCCGTCAAGTCGATCTTCGGCGTGAAGGTCGTTTCGGTGAACACCATGAACAAGCAAGGCAAAGTGAAGCGGACCGGTTGGGTCCTTGGCAAGCGTCCGAACTCGAAGCGGGCCATGGTGACGCTCGCCCAGGGCGAATCCATCGACATCTTCGGGGTGTAGCGAATGATCTACACGGGTTCACGCGCAATTGAAAAGAACCGTACAACGGACAACGGATTCCGCACCACGACGTCGGAATACGAAGTGCGTGGTGCGTGGTACGCAGCTGAGCGCTGCGAAGCAGAGCGAGGCTGAGTCATGCCGATAAAGAAGAGGAAACCAACTTCACCAGGTCAGAGGTTTCAGACCGTTGCCGACTTCTCGGAACTGACCAAGAAGAAGCCGGAGAAATCGCTGCTCGTCAAGCAGAGCGAGAGCGCAGGGCGCAACTCCCACGGTCGGATTACTTCACGCCACCGTGGTGGCGGGCACAAGCGCCGCTACCGGATCGTCGACTTCCGGCGCGCCAAGGATGGAATCCCGGCCACAGTTGCCGCCATCGAGTACGACCCGAACCGCAATGCGCGGATCGCACTGCTGCACTACCACGATGGTGAGAAGCGGTACATCCTGGCTCCCGTCGGGTTGAAGATCGGAGACAAGCTGGAATCGGGCTCCAAGGCCGAGATTCGCCCCGGCAACGCGCTCCCGCTACGGAACATCCCGGCCGGGACGGTCGTACATGCCATCGAGCTTCGACCCGGTGGAGGGGCCAAGATGGCTCGGGCCGCCGGGACGTCGGTCCAGCTCATGTCGAAGGAGGGCGACAAGGCGCTCTTGCGTTTGCCCTCGAGCGAGATGCGGCTGGTGGCGCTCGATTGCCGGGCAACCATCGGCCAGGTTGGAAACACTGAATCCGAGCTCATCAAGATCGGCAAGGCGGGTCGCAATCGCTGGAAGGGTGTTCGTCCGCAGTCGCGCGGCGTCGCCATGAACCCGGTCGATCACCCGCTCGGTGGTGGCGAGGGCCGCTCATCGGGTGGCCGTCACCCGGTCAGCCCGTGGGGGAAACCCGAGGGGCGTACTCGCAAGAAGAAGAAGGCGAGCGATCAATACATCGTGCGTCGGCGAAGCAAGAAAGGGCGGCGCTGATGCATGCATTTGTCGTTGAAACATCCGCCGACGCAATCGCGCAGCTGGCTGCGCCCGTACGTCGGCGAAGCAGGAAGGGACGGAGGTAATCATGGCGCGCAGCCTGAAGAAGGGTCCCTTCGTTGATGATCATCTGATCGGAAAAGTCGAGGACCTCAATGCCAGGGGAGAGAAGCGAGTGATACGCACGTGGAGTCGTCGCTCCACGATCTTTCCCGAAATGGTGGGACATACCATCGCCGTTCATGACGGCCGCAAGCATGTCCCCGTATACATCACGGAGTCGATGGTCGGGCACAAGCTCGGCGAGTTCGCTCCGACCCGCACATTCCGCGGGCACGCCGGTTCGATGAGGAAGCGATGAAAGCTCACGCACAGGCCAAATACATCCGGCAGTCGCCCAACAAGGTTCGGCGGGTTGTCGATCTCGTTCGTGGTCTCCCGGTCGGAGAAGCGCGTCAAGTGCTCGACCTGACCCAACGCCGGGCGGCCGGCTACGTACGCAAGGTGCTCGATTCGGCAGTCGCCAACGCCGAGCACAACCTCGCCCTCGACGCCGATGAGCTGTTCGTGTCCGAGATCTTCGCCGACGAGGGTCCGACGTTGAAGCGTTGGCGTCCCAGAGCCCGAGGCCGGGCAACCCCTATCCACAAGCGCACCAGCCATATCACGGTCGTCGTGTCCGACGGCGAGGAGGAGTAAGAAGATGGGCCAGAAGACACATCCTTACGGCTTCCGCATCGGTATCGTCACCGACTGGAAGTCCCGCTGGTACAGCGACAAGGACTACACCGAGCTTGTCAATGAGGATTGGAAGATCCGCGACTATCTCGATGGCGAGTTGAAGCGCGGCGCCGTCAGCCGCATCGAGCTCGAGCGCACTCGCGACAAGGTGCAGGTCGACGTTCACACCGCCAGGCCGGGCGTTGTCATCGGCCGCAAAGGGTCAGAAGCGGAGCGTCTCCGGGACGGACTCGAGAAGCTCACCGGGCGCCGCATCAAGCTGAACGTCATCGAGGTAAAAGACCCGGAGACCGACGCACAGCTCCTGGCGCGAGGTGTTGCCGACCAGATCGAAAATCGGGTTGCCTTCCGGCGTGCGATGAAGCGCACCGTCGCTACCGCCATGAAAGCCGGCGCCGAAGGTGTGAGGGTCGAGTGCAAGGGCCGCCTCGGCGGCGCCGACATGGGGCGTCGCGAGTGGTACCGCGAGGGACGGGTTCCGCTGCACACGCTGCGCGCCGATGTCGATTACGGCGTTGCCACGGCTCGCACGACGGTCGGAGCTATCGGCGTCAAAGTCTGGGTCTATAAGGGTGACGTCGTGGCCACCTCGAAAACCACTCGCGAGAAGATCGCGGCCGAAGCGGCGCTGGCCACCGGTGGCCCCAGTCGGGGTCGGGTCGCTCCTGCCAAGTCACGGGCTGAAGCCGCCGCCGGAAGTGATAAGATTCCCCGCCTCATTGAAGCCGGTGGCGGCAAGCGAATCATTGAAGCCGGCGGCGGGAAGCGCAAGGAGACAACGCGACGGGTCGAGTCGACCTCGCGGAAGATCGCTCCCGAAGAGGCAATCAGCCAGTACGAAGAAGCACGTGACGTGTTCGATTCTGAGGTCTCCGCGGTGGAGGCACCGGTCGAGGAGATCACGGAAGAAACACTCATTGCAGCGGAGCCCGAAACGGTTACCCCGGCATTGGAAGGAACGGTTGAGGAGGCGCCGGCAGAAGCCGTGGTTGAGGCAGCCGTTACCGGTGCTGAAACCGCCGTGGAAGAGGCACTCGACGCCGACGCAGCCGAAGTGGTTGAAGGCGGGTCGAGCGAAGTCGACGAAGGAGGCGAGTAGAGATGTTGATGCCCAAGCGGACGAAGTACCGCAAGGTGCATCGCGGCCGGAGGCGCGGGCCTGCCAAAGGTGGCACCCGTGTCAACTTCGGTGACTACGGCCTCCAGTCGATGGAAGCTGCCTGGATCACCTCCAGGCAGATCGAATCGGCCCGTGTTGCGATCACCCGCGCGGTGCGTCGTGGTGGGAAGGTGTGGATCAACATCTTTCCGGACAAGCCGGTGACGGCCAAGCCCGCCGAGACCCGGATGGGTTCAGGCAAGGGAGCTCCTGAGTTCTGGGTTGCCGTCGTCAAGCCGGGTCGCGTGATGTTTGAGTTGTCCGGAGTCGATGAAGATATGGCCAGGGAAGCAATGCGAAAGGCCGGCCACAAACTGCCGGTCAGGACACGATTTGTGACGCGGGAGGAAGGGTGACTGCCGAGGAACTCCGAGAGCTCTCTCCGACCGAGCTGCACGAG includes:
- the rplB gene encoding 50S ribosomal protein L2 is translated as MPIKKRKPTSPGQRFQTVADFSELTKKKPEKSLLVKQSESAGRNSHGRITSRHRGGGHKRRYRIVDFRRAKDGIPATVAAIEYDPNRNARIALLHYHDGEKRYILAPVGLKIGDKLESGSKAEIRPGNALPLRNIPAGTVVHAIELRPGGGAKMARAAGTSVQLMSKEGDKALLRLPSSEMRLVALDCRATIGQVGNTESELIKIGKAGRNRWKGVRPQSRGVAMNPVDHPLGGGEGRSSGGRHPVSPWGKPEGRTRKKKKASDQYIVRRRSKKGRR
- the rpsS gene encoding 30S ribosomal protein S19 is translated as MARSLKKGPFVDDHLIGKVEDLNARGEKRVIRTWSRRSTIFPEMVGHTIAVHDGRKHVPVYITESMVGHKLGEFAPTRTFRGHAGSMRKR
- the rplV gene encoding 50S ribosomal protein L22, with protein sequence MKAHAQAKYIRQSPNKVRRVVDLVRGLPVGEARQVLDLTQRRAAGYVRKVLDSAVANAEHNLALDADELFVSEIFADEGPTLKRWRPRARGRATPIHKRTSHITVVVSDGEEE
- the rpsJ gene encoding 30S ribosomal protein S10, whose translation is MADEGQKIRIRLKAYDHEVVDESARKISETVIRTQAKIKGPVPLPTEIHRYCVIRSPHVNKDSREHFEMRIHKRLIDILEPTPKTVDSLMRLDLPAGVEVEIKL
- the tuf gene encoding elongation factor Tu; amino-acid sequence: MGKAKFERTKPHVNVGTMGHIDHGKTTLTAAITKVLSESGVGGATAFTAFDDIDKAPEERERGITISIAHVEYETANRHYAHVDMPGHADYIKNMITGAAQIDGAILVVSAADGPMPQTREHVLLARQVGVPFIVVYMNKTDMVDDDELLDLVELEVRELLSEYEFPGDELPVIRGSALKALEGGDEASVASVMELMEAVDTYIPVPERDTEKPFQMPIEDVFSITGRGTVVTGKVEQGILKTGTEVEIVGIRPTRKTVVTGVEMFRKLLDEARAGDNVGLLLRGIGKDDVERGQVICIPGSITPHTDFEANVYVLTRDEGGRHNPFFPGYRPQFYFRTTDVTGSVTLPEGTEMVMPGDNTTMTVELINPIAMHEGRDFAIREGGRTVGAGRVTKILK
- the rplW gene encoding 50S ribosomal protein L23, coding for MKDPRDIIFEPVVSEKSYDLIEHANTYTFVVDRRANKTEIKEAVKSIFGVKVVSVNTMNKQGKVKRTGWVLGKRPNSKRAMVTLAQGESIDIFGV
- the rplC gene encoding 50S ribosomal protein L3, producing the protein MKAILGEKLGMTQVFDDEARAIPVTVIKAGPCRIVQIKTPETDGYSAIQLSYFEVPAHKLTKAEAGHFGKSGVATSRHLVEIRVDDLSSFEIGQEITIADVLVKGGRADVSGVSKGKGFQGVMKRHNFSGQGASHGVHKVHRAPGSIGACATPARVFKGKKLPGRMGGERTTTLNLEVVEIDSARGLVLLGGSVPGPTGGVVLVREAVKN
- the rplP gene encoding 50S ribosomal protein L16; this translates as MLMPKRTKYRKVHRGRRRGPAKGGTRVNFGDYGLQSMEAAWITSRQIESARVAITRAVRRGGKVWINIFPDKPVTAKPAETRMGSGKGAPEFWVAVVKPGRVMFELSGVDEDMAREAMRKAGHKLPVRTRFVTREEG
- the rplD gene encoding 50S ribosomal protein L4 gives rise to the protein MADIKAPLFSADGVSKGEVSLDPAVFGIEPNIPVMHQVVTAQMAAARSGSASTKTRAEVRGGGRKPWRQKGLGRARHGSIRSPQWTGGGVAFGPKPRDFSQRTPKKMKKLALRGALSARASESEIKVIDSFDWIEPKTKNATALLAAIAAGRKILIVLGAGDDVAERSFRNLPNVLTCDSGHVTTYDVLWAETLVFTTETLGSITGLEKFDVTKDDFVKETSSSKSSKTVEVVEEPATAPDDESDEGGEG